Proteins from one Apis cerana isolate GH-2021 linkage group LG11, AcerK_1.0, whole genome shotgun sequence genomic window:
- the LOC107995031 gene encoding nuclear factor of activated T-cells 5 isoform X26, which translates to MLLKSRLSEKKNRRHHGKNTKATAGYNAGERLSAVTGSVQRSTVTSSNRAHSASRRISHQQRQQQQQPQLQQQPRIPLGSLRNSDEHGARANSAQDSCDNSNDSGLGFEDRHQHLTNANAWNGAGEEDSKRRKMDIKLESEDANFAFPEVGHATSPEAKAATRGASNGIGGLATISGNRQGNGGTGRVVEVSRSRSGLGVLAKRTSTAQQGPVTLTSQLCNSSADGKVQLQIICQPEQQHRARYQTEGSRGAVKDRTGNGFPIVRLVGYDKPTTLQVFIGTDLGRVAPHMFYQACRVSGKNSTPCVERKIDGTIVIEVDMDPAKDMIVTCDCVGILKERNVDVEHRFPQEAGVLQGRSKKKSTRCRMVFRTTITHPDGTTETLQVCSQPIVCTQPPGIPEICKKSLTSCPCTGGLELFILGKNFLKDTRVVFQLDNDNLSSSLEPHWECAVLPDKEFLQQTHLVCVVPAYRRQDLAPSETVSVKLYAVSSGKTSEPHTFLYTAASTPPEPSVGKVEPITPPLSTTNGEVALATSPVVVPLTKGVSPNTLITQATAGTANFLTTIPPQQAPVSQKTEALKNDPSPPPVTASSQVTSVMMWAAQSPNCKNSPPDVMMPPPALVANPLLSRRSSSNLQLSLLDNLKTEVLDENSENSMISENSMQSIPTPTANGSTGTSPLQQLVSENSRETPQANMIRSVPVAANGSPVQEAVNLLGVVDLMRNQHQLSMVSTHQNTFGGTPNGSLQGGGVVDLRMKHHQTEFDTLSNFTATPNGQLPAQSGHSVEKYLNHIESNVKEAENQENGFVVTDHETISSPQQSRTSPPIPVKTMLLEALMPPQAVPSLPGNGATSVSSPASVVPEQANGDSLLTTINAALLPPIQESTVTATGTSNSNVSVPSHNPLQVTNETMSTAAEHIPQIPALIQQDVVAMQQAQQVEQVVAHAQQQVEQVVAQAQQQAVQAVQQAQQQVVQHVVQHAQVVQQAVQQVQAVQQVQAVPAVQQAVQQATQEVVQQAVQQATQEVVQQVQAVQQAVQQAQAAQAMQQAVQQDIGSMLNQPAGFVAEASSALASGAAQEPSQQRLTNAAEQAINNVITNATQDIINNRPITTTTAHAIIATKNILNSVATQSAQLMNSAMEGILPKSPSNQNNIVEQVANKSPPVALPVTPNRQNVNPPITNTANNTNGTTVRKQEDGMLPQELTSMSENDLLSYINPSCFDPQNGFLM; encoded by the exons GCTTGGAACGGAGCCGGCGAGGAAGActcgaagaggaggaagatggACATCAAGCTCGAGTCCGAGGACGCGAACTTCGCCTTTCCGGAGGTTGGACACGCGACGAGCCCGGAGGCGAAGGCTGCCACGAGAGGCGCGTCCAATGGGATAGGCGGATTGGCCACCATCTCCGGGAACAGGCAGGGAAATGGAGGAACGGGGAGGGTGGTCGAGGTCTCGAGATCTCGGTCCGGATTGGGCGTACTCGCCAAGAGAACGTCCACGGCTCAACAGGGTCCTGTCACCCTCACCTCTCAATTGT GTAACTCTTCCGCGGATGGCAAGGTGCAGTTGCAGATTATCTGTCAACCGGAGCAACAGCACAGGGCTCGTTACCAGACGGAAGGCTCGAGAGGAGCGGTGAAGGATCGAACCGGGAATGGATTCCCGATCGTCCGCCTGGTCGGCTACGACAAGCCGACCACGCTTCAAGTTTTCATTGGCACTGATCTCGGCCGCGTGGCACCCCATATGTTTTATCAAGCGTGCCGCGTGAGCGGCAAAAATTCGACGCCATGCGTGGAGCGCAAGATCGACGGCACGATCGTGATCGAGGTGGACATGGATCCGGCCAAGGATATGATAGTGACGTGCGATTGCGTGGGCATTTTGAAGGAACGCAACGTGGACGTAGAGCACAGATTCCCTCAGGAGGCTGGGGTGCTTCAGGGGCGCAGCAAAAAGAAATCGACCCGTTGTCGCATGGTTTTCCGCACGACGATCACCCATCCCGACGGTACAACGGAAACTTTGCAAGTTTGCTCGCAACCGATAGTTTGCA CCCAACCGCCGGGAATACCGGAGATCTGCAAGAAATCGCTCACGTCGTGTCCGTGTACCGGAGGATTAGAGTTATTTATACTTGGGAAGAACTTTCTGAAAGACACGCGGGTGGTATTTCAACTGGACAACGACAATCTATCGAGTAGTTTGGAACCTCATTGGGAATGCGCTGTTCTACCCGACAAGGAGTTTCTGCAGCAAACTCATCTGGTTTGCGTCGTGCCGGCGTACAGGCGACAAGATCTGGCACCCTCAGAAACGGTCAGCGTTAAATTGTACGCGGTCTCCTCGGGAAAAACCAGCGAGCCTCACACGTTCCTTTACACCGCTGCGTCTACGCCACCCGAGCCATCGGTGGGTAAAGTTGAGCCAATAACTCCACCTCTGTCCACCACGAATGGTGAAGTTGCACTAGCAACGTCTCCTGTAGTGGTGCCCCTGACTAAAGGTGTATCACCGAACA CTCTGATTACACAAGCAACCGCGGGAACggcaaattttttaacgacTATACCACCGCAACAAGCACCGGTGAGCCAAAAAACGGAGGCGCTTAAGAACGACCCCAGCCCACCGCCGGTGACAGCATCGTCTCAGGTAACATCGGTTATGATGTGGGCAGCGCAAAGTCCCAATTGCAAAAATTCACCGCCCGACGTGATGATGCCACCACCGGCTTTGGTCGCGAATCCGCTGCTAAGTCGTAGATCATCTTCGAATCTTCAATTGAGTTTGTTAGATAATTTGAAGACCGAGGTCCTGGACGAGAATAGTGAGAATAGTATGATCAGCGAGAACAGCATGCAAAGCATACCGACCCCGACCGCGAATGGTTCGACGGGTACCAGCCCATTGCAACAGCTCGTGAGCGAGAACTCGAGGGAGACGCCGCAGGCTAATATGATCAGATCGGTTCCCGTGGCGGCGAATGGTTCACCTGTACAGGAAGCGGTCAATCTTCTCGGCGTGGTAGATCTAATGCGAAACCAGCATCAGTTGTCGATGGTTTCGACACACCAGAACACGTTCGGAG GCACTCCTAATGGAAGTCTTCAGGGTGGCGGTGTTGTTGATCTTCGCATGAAGCATCATCAGACGGAGTTCGATACACTGTCAAATTTTACCGCCACGCCGAACGGACAACTGCCTGCACAGAGTGGCCATAGCGTAGAGAAATACCTTAATCATATCGAGTCTAACGTCAAAGAGGCTGAGAATCAAGAAAACGGATTTGTAG TTACTGATCACGAAACGATCTCGAGTCCCCAACAAAGTAGAACTAGCCCACCCATTCCGGTCAAGACGATGCTTCTCGAAGCGTTGATGCCGCCGCAGGCCGTACCATCTTTACCAGGAAATGGCGCAACCTCCGTTTCATCGCCCGCATCTGTGGTTCCAGAGCAGGCTAATGGCGACAGTTTGCTCACCACTATCAACGCCGCTTTATTGCCGCCGATCCAGGAATCAACTGTGACTGCGACCGGTACGTCGAATTCTAACGTTAGTGTACCATCTCATAATCCGTTACAAGTTACGAACGAGACTATGTCGACAGCGGCGGAGCATATTCCGCAGATTCCGGCTCTTATACAGCAAGATGTTGTAGCGATGCAGCAAGCGCAACAAGTGGAACAGGTTGTCGCGCATGCACAACAACAAGTTGAACAAGTTGTCGCTCAGGCTCAGCAACAAGCGGTACAAGCGGTACAACAGGCGCAACAGCAAGTCGTTCAACACGTGGTGCAGCACGCACAAGTCGTCCAACAAGCTGTGCAACAAGTGCAAGCGGTACAACAAGTGCAGGCCGTGCCGGCTGTTCAACAAGCTGTACAACAAGCTACCCAGGAAGTGGTTCAGCAAGCGGTACAACAGGCCACGCAGGAAGTTGTGCAACAAGTTCAAGCGGTTCAACAAGCGGTCCAGCAAGCGCAAGCAGCTCAAGCGATGCAGCAGGCGGTCCAGCAAGACATCGGTTCTATGTTAAATCAGCCGGCAGGTTTCGTTGCCGAGGCTAGTTCTGCTTTAGCGAGTGGAGCGGCTCAAGAACCATCGCAGCAAAGATTGACCAATGCTGCGGAACAAGCGATTAACAATGTAATTACTAACGCTACTcaggatattattaataatcgacCTATTACCACGACTACCGCGCATGCGATTATCgcgacgaaaaatatattaaacagcGTGGCTACTCAAAGTGCGCAATTAATGAACAGTGCTATGGAAGGTATTTTGCCTAAATCACCTTCCAACCAGAATAATATCGTTGAACAGGTAGCGAATAAATCACCACCGGTTGCCTTACCTGTTACACCTAACAGACAAAATGTAAACCCACCTATAACAAATACGGCAAACAATACGAATGGTACAACGGTTAGAAAACAGGAAGATGGTATGTTGCCTCAAGAGCTTACCTCGATGTCGGAGAATGATCTGTTGAGTTATATAAATCCGAGCTGCTTCGATCCTCAAAATGGTTTTCTTATGTAG
- the LOC107995031 gene encoding nuclear factor of activated T-cells 5 isoform X11 — protein sequence MLLKSRLSEKKNRRHHGKNTKATAGYNAGERLSAVTGSVQRSTVTSSNRAHSASRRISHQQRQQQQQPQLQQQPRIPLGSLRNSDEHGARANSAQDSCDNSNDSGLGFEDRHQHLTNANAWNGAGEEDSKRRKMDIKLESEDANFAFPEVGHATSPEAKAATRGASNGIGGLATISGNRQGNGGTGRVVEVSRSRSGLGVLAKRTSTAQQGPVTLTSQLCNSSADGKVQLQIICQPEQQHRARYQTEGSRGAVKDRTGNGFPIVRLVGYDKPTTLQVFIGTDLGRVAPHMFYQACRVSGKNSTPCVERKIDGTIVIEVDMDPAKDMIVTCDCVGILKERNVDVEHRFPQEAGVLQGRSKKKSTRCRMVFRTTITHPDGTTETLQVCSQPIVCTQPPGIPEICKKSLTSCPCTGGLELFILGKNFLKDTRVVFQLDNDNLSSSLEPHWECAVLPDKEFLQQTHLVCVVPAYRRQDLAPSETVSVKLYAVSSGKTSEPHTFLYTAASTPPEPSVGKVEPITPPLSTTNGEVALATSPVVVPLTKGVSPNTLITQATAGTANFLTTIPPQQAPVSQKTEALKNDPSPPPVTASSQVTSVMMWAAQSPNCKNSPPDVMMPPPALVANPLLSRRSSSNLQLSLLDNLKTEVLDENSENSMISENSMQSIPTPTANGSTGTSPLQQLVSENSRETPQANMIRSVPVAANGSPVQEAVNLLGVVDLMRNQHQLSMVSTHQNTFGGMHDSSQVKVLSPHHINKETNSILPVEGTPNGSLQGGGVVDLRMKHHQTEFDTLSNFTATPNGQLPAQSGHSVEKYLNHIESNVKEAENQENGFVGTIQQRASIITTGRQPQQGQASNILASPSPGVKLDTLVNSGAESHQLVSPLRTVNPNNNTIMSHVSAVTDHETISSPQQSRTSPPIPVKTMLLEALMPPQAVPSLPGNGATSVSSPASVVPEQANGDSLLTTINAALLPPIQESTVTATAAEHIPQIPALIQQDVVAMQQAQQVEQVVAHAQQQVEQVVAQAQQQAVQAVQQAQQQVVQHVVQHAQVVQQAVQQVQAVQQVQAVPAVQQAVQQATQEVVQQAVQQATQEVVQQVQAVQQAVQQAQAAQAMQQAVQQDIGSMLNQPAGFVAEASSALASGAAQEPSQQRLTNAAEQAINNVITNATQDIINNRPITTTTAHAIIATKNILNSVATQSAQLMNSAMEGILPKSPSNQNNIVEQVANKSPPVALPVTPNRQNVNPPITNTANNTNGTTVRKQEDGMLPQELTSMSENDLLSYINPSCFDPQNGFLM from the exons GCTTGGAACGGAGCCGGCGAGGAAGActcgaagaggaggaagatggACATCAAGCTCGAGTCCGAGGACGCGAACTTCGCCTTTCCGGAGGTTGGACACGCGACGAGCCCGGAGGCGAAGGCTGCCACGAGAGGCGCGTCCAATGGGATAGGCGGATTGGCCACCATCTCCGGGAACAGGCAGGGAAATGGAGGAACGGGGAGGGTGGTCGAGGTCTCGAGATCTCGGTCCGGATTGGGCGTACTCGCCAAGAGAACGTCCACGGCTCAACAGGGTCCTGTCACCCTCACCTCTCAATTGT GTAACTCTTCCGCGGATGGCAAGGTGCAGTTGCAGATTATCTGTCAACCGGAGCAACAGCACAGGGCTCGTTACCAGACGGAAGGCTCGAGAGGAGCGGTGAAGGATCGAACCGGGAATGGATTCCCGATCGTCCGCCTGGTCGGCTACGACAAGCCGACCACGCTTCAAGTTTTCATTGGCACTGATCTCGGCCGCGTGGCACCCCATATGTTTTATCAAGCGTGCCGCGTGAGCGGCAAAAATTCGACGCCATGCGTGGAGCGCAAGATCGACGGCACGATCGTGATCGAGGTGGACATGGATCCGGCCAAGGATATGATAGTGACGTGCGATTGCGTGGGCATTTTGAAGGAACGCAACGTGGACGTAGAGCACAGATTCCCTCAGGAGGCTGGGGTGCTTCAGGGGCGCAGCAAAAAGAAATCGACCCGTTGTCGCATGGTTTTCCGCACGACGATCACCCATCCCGACGGTACAACGGAAACTTTGCAAGTTTGCTCGCAACCGATAGTTTGCA CCCAACCGCCGGGAATACCGGAGATCTGCAAGAAATCGCTCACGTCGTGTCCGTGTACCGGAGGATTAGAGTTATTTATACTTGGGAAGAACTTTCTGAAAGACACGCGGGTGGTATTTCAACTGGACAACGACAATCTATCGAGTAGTTTGGAACCTCATTGGGAATGCGCTGTTCTACCCGACAAGGAGTTTCTGCAGCAAACTCATCTGGTTTGCGTCGTGCCGGCGTACAGGCGACAAGATCTGGCACCCTCAGAAACGGTCAGCGTTAAATTGTACGCGGTCTCCTCGGGAAAAACCAGCGAGCCTCACACGTTCCTTTACACCGCTGCGTCTACGCCACCCGAGCCATCGGTGGGTAAAGTTGAGCCAATAACTCCACCTCTGTCCACCACGAATGGTGAAGTTGCACTAGCAACGTCTCCTGTAGTGGTGCCCCTGACTAAAGGTGTATCACCGAACA CTCTGATTACACAAGCAACCGCGGGAACggcaaattttttaacgacTATACCACCGCAACAAGCACCGGTGAGCCAAAAAACGGAGGCGCTTAAGAACGACCCCAGCCCACCGCCGGTGACAGCATCGTCTCAGGTAACATCGGTTATGATGTGGGCAGCGCAAAGTCCCAATTGCAAAAATTCACCGCCCGACGTGATGATGCCACCACCGGCTTTGGTCGCGAATCCGCTGCTAAGTCGTAGATCATCTTCGAATCTTCAATTGAGTTTGTTAGATAATTTGAAGACCGAGGTCCTGGACGAGAATAGTGAGAATAGTATGATCAGCGAGAACAGCATGCAAAGCATACCGACCCCGACCGCGAATGGTTCGACGGGTACCAGCCCATTGCAACAGCTCGTGAGCGAGAACTCGAGGGAGACGCCGCAGGCTAATATGATCAGATCGGTTCCCGTGGCGGCGAATGGTTCACCTGTACAGGAAGCGGTCAATCTTCTCGGCGTGGTAGATCTAATGCGAAACCAGCATCAGTTGTCGATGGTTTCGACACACCAGAACACGTTCGGAGGTATGCACGACTCGTCTCAAGTCAAAGTTCTAAGTCCTCATCATATCAACAAAGAAACTAACTCAATATTGCCGGTAGAAGGCACTCCTAATGGAAGTCTTCAGGGTGGCGGTGTTGTTGATCTTCGCATGAAGCATCATCAGACGGAGTTCGATACACTGTCAAATTTTACCGCCACGCCGAACGGACAACTGCCTGCACAGAGTGGCCATAGCGTAGAGAAATACCTTAATCATATCGAGTCTAACGTCAAAGAGGCTGAGAATCAAGAAAACGGATTTGTAGGTACTATACAGCAACGAGCTTCCATTATTACCACAGGACGACAACCTCAACAAGGACAAGCCTCCAATATTTTAGCTTCTCCCTCTCCAGGCGTCAAATTAGATACTCTCGTTAATTCTGGCGCTGAATCTCATCAGTTGGTGTCGCCCCTGCGTACCGTGAATCCTAATAATAATACCATAATGAGTCATGTTTCCGCAGTTACTGATCACGAAACGATCTCGAGTCCCCAACAAAGTAGAACTAGCCCACCCATTCCGGTCAAGACGATGCTTCTCGAAGCGTTGATGCCGCCGCAGGCCGTACCATCTTTACCAGGAAATGGCGCAACCTCCGTTTCATCGCCCGCATCTGTGGTTCCAGAGCAGGCTAATGGCGACAGTTTGCTCACCACTATCAACGCCGCTTTATTGCCGCCGATCCAGGAATCAACTGTGACTGCGACCG CGGCGGAGCATATTCCGCAGATTCCGGCTCTTATACAGCAAGATGTTGTAGCGATGCAGCAAGCGCAACAAGTGGAACAGGTTGTCGCGCATGCACAACAACAAGTTGAACAAGTTGTCGCTCAGGCTCAGCAACAAGCGGTACAAGCGGTACAACAGGCGCAACAGCAAGTCGTTCAACACGTGGTGCAGCACGCACAAGTCGTCCAACAAGCTGTGCAACAAGTGCAAGCGGTACAACAAGTGCAGGCCGTGCCGGCTGTTCAACAAGCTGTACAACAAGCTACCCAGGAAGTGGTTCAGCAAGCGGTACAACAGGCCACGCAGGAAGTTGTGCAACAAGTTCAAGCGGTTCAACAAGCGGTCCAGCAAGCGCAAGCAGCTCAAGCGATGCAGCAGGCGGTCCAGCAAGACATCGGTTCTATGTTAAATCAGCCGGCAGGTTTCGTTGCCGAGGCTAGTTCTGCTTTAGCGAGTGGAGCGGCTCAAGAACCATCGCAGCAAAGATTGACCAATGCTGCGGAACAAGCGATTAACAATGTAATTACTAACGCTACTcaggatattattaataatcgacCTATTACCACGACTACCGCGCATGCGATTATCgcgacgaaaaatatattaaacagcGTGGCTACTCAAAGTGCGCAATTAATGAACAGTGCTATGGAAGGTATTTTGCCTAAATCACCTTCCAACCAGAATAATATCGTTGAACAGGTAGCGAATAAATCACCACCGGTTGCCTTACCTGTTACACCTAACAGACAAAATGTAAACCCACCTATAACAAATACGGCAAACAATACGAATGGTACAACGGTTAGAAAACAGGAAGATGGTATGTTGCCTCAAGAGCTTACCTCGATGTCGGAGAATGATCTGTTGAGTTATATAAATCCGAGCTGCTTCGATCCTCAAAATGGTTTTCTTATGTAG
- the LOC107995031 gene encoding nuclear factor of activated T-cells 5 isoform X15 has protein sequence MLLKSRLSEKKNRRHHGKNTKATAGYNAGERLSAVTGSVQRSTVTSSNRAHSASRRISHQQRQQQQQPQLQQQPRIPLGSLRNSDEHGARANSAQDSCDNSNDSGLGFEDRHQHLTNANAWNGAGEEDSKRRKMDIKLESEDANFAFPEVGHATSPEAKAATRGASNGIGGLATISGNRQGNGGTGRVVEVSRSRSGLGVLAKRTSTAQQGPVTLTSQLCNSSADGKVQLQIICQPEQQHRARYQTEGSRGAVKDRTGNGFPIVRLVGYDKPTTLQVFIGTDLGRVAPHMFYQACRVSGKNSTPCVERKIDGTIVIEVDMDPAKDMIVTCDCVGILKERNVDVEHRFPQEAGVLQGRSKKKSTRCRMVFRTTITHPDGTTETLQVCSQPIVCTQPPGIPEICKKSLTSCPCTGGLELFILGKNFLKDTRVVFQLDNDNLSSSLEPHWECAVLPDKEFLQQTHLVCVVPAYRRQDLAPSETVSVKLYAVSSGKTSEPHTFLYTAASTPPEPSVGKVEPITPPLSTTNGEVALATSPVVVPLTKGVSPNTLITQATAGTANFLTTIPPQQAPVSQKTEALKNDPSPPPVTASSQVTSVMMWAAQSPNCKNSPPDVMMPPPALVANPLLSRRSSSNLQLSLLDNLKTEVLDENSENSMISENSMQSIPTPTANGSTGTSPLQQLVSENSRETPQANMIRSVPVAANGSPVQEAVNLLGVVDLMRNQHQLSMVSTHQNTFGGTPNGSLQGGGVVDLRMKHHQTEFDTLSNFTATPNGQLPAQSGHSVEKYLNHIESNVKEAENQENGFVGTIQQRASIITTGRQPQQGQASNILASPSPGVKLDTLVNSGAESHQLVSPLRTVNPNNNTIMSHVSAVTDHETISSPQQSRTSPPIPVKTMLLEALMPPQAVPSLPGNGATSVSSPASVVPEQANGDSLLTTINAALLPPIQESTVTATGTSNSNVSVPSHNPLQVTNETMSTAAEHIPQIPALIQQDVVAMQQAQQVEQVVAHAQQQVEQVVAQAQQQAVQAVQQAQQQVVQHVVQHAQVVQQAVQQVQAVQQVQAVPAVQQAVQQATQEVVQQAVQQATQEVVQQVQAVQQAVQQAQAAQAMQQAVQQDIGSMLNQPAGFVAEASSALASGAAQEPSQQRLTNAAEQAINNVITNATQDIINNRPITTTTAHAIIATKNILNSVATQSAQLMNSAMEGILPKSPSNQNNIVEQVANKSPPVALPVTPNRQNVNPPITNTANNTNGTTVRKQEDGMLPQELTSMSENDLLSYINPSCFDPQNGFLM, from the exons GCTTGGAACGGAGCCGGCGAGGAAGActcgaagaggaggaagatggACATCAAGCTCGAGTCCGAGGACGCGAACTTCGCCTTTCCGGAGGTTGGACACGCGACGAGCCCGGAGGCGAAGGCTGCCACGAGAGGCGCGTCCAATGGGATAGGCGGATTGGCCACCATCTCCGGGAACAGGCAGGGAAATGGAGGAACGGGGAGGGTGGTCGAGGTCTCGAGATCTCGGTCCGGATTGGGCGTACTCGCCAAGAGAACGTCCACGGCTCAACAGGGTCCTGTCACCCTCACCTCTCAATTGT GTAACTCTTCCGCGGATGGCAAGGTGCAGTTGCAGATTATCTGTCAACCGGAGCAACAGCACAGGGCTCGTTACCAGACGGAAGGCTCGAGAGGAGCGGTGAAGGATCGAACCGGGAATGGATTCCCGATCGTCCGCCTGGTCGGCTACGACAAGCCGACCACGCTTCAAGTTTTCATTGGCACTGATCTCGGCCGCGTGGCACCCCATATGTTTTATCAAGCGTGCCGCGTGAGCGGCAAAAATTCGACGCCATGCGTGGAGCGCAAGATCGACGGCACGATCGTGATCGAGGTGGACATGGATCCGGCCAAGGATATGATAGTGACGTGCGATTGCGTGGGCATTTTGAAGGAACGCAACGTGGACGTAGAGCACAGATTCCCTCAGGAGGCTGGGGTGCTTCAGGGGCGCAGCAAAAAGAAATCGACCCGTTGTCGCATGGTTTTCCGCACGACGATCACCCATCCCGACGGTACAACGGAAACTTTGCAAGTTTGCTCGCAACCGATAGTTTGCA CCCAACCGCCGGGAATACCGGAGATCTGCAAGAAATCGCTCACGTCGTGTCCGTGTACCGGAGGATTAGAGTTATTTATACTTGGGAAGAACTTTCTGAAAGACACGCGGGTGGTATTTCAACTGGACAACGACAATCTATCGAGTAGTTTGGAACCTCATTGGGAATGCGCTGTTCTACCCGACAAGGAGTTTCTGCAGCAAACTCATCTGGTTTGCGTCGTGCCGGCGTACAGGCGACAAGATCTGGCACCCTCAGAAACGGTCAGCGTTAAATTGTACGCGGTCTCCTCGGGAAAAACCAGCGAGCCTCACACGTTCCTTTACACCGCTGCGTCTACGCCACCCGAGCCATCGGTGGGTAAAGTTGAGCCAATAACTCCACCTCTGTCCACCACGAATGGTGAAGTTGCACTAGCAACGTCTCCTGTAGTGGTGCCCCTGACTAAAGGTGTATCACCGAACA CTCTGATTACACAAGCAACCGCGGGAACggcaaattttttaacgacTATACCACCGCAACAAGCACCGGTGAGCCAAAAAACGGAGGCGCTTAAGAACGACCCCAGCCCACCGCCGGTGACAGCATCGTCTCAGGTAACATCGGTTATGATGTGGGCAGCGCAAAGTCCCAATTGCAAAAATTCACCGCCCGACGTGATGATGCCACCACCGGCTTTGGTCGCGAATCCGCTGCTAAGTCGTAGATCATCTTCGAATCTTCAATTGAGTTTGTTAGATAATTTGAAGACCGAGGTCCTGGACGAGAATAGTGAGAATAGTATGATCAGCGAGAACAGCATGCAAAGCATACCGACCCCGACCGCGAATGGTTCGACGGGTACCAGCCCATTGCAACAGCTCGTGAGCGAGAACTCGAGGGAGACGCCGCAGGCTAATATGATCAGATCGGTTCCCGTGGCGGCGAATGGTTCACCTGTACAGGAAGCGGTCAATCTTCTCGGCGTGGTAGATCTAATGCGAAACCAGCATCAGTTGTCGATGGTTTCGACACACCAGAACACGTTCGGAG GCACTCCTAATGGAAGTCTTCAGGGTGGCGGTGTTGTTGATCTTCGCATGAAGCATCATCAGACGGAGTTCGATACACTGTCAAATTTTACCGCCACGCCGAACGGACAACTGCCTGCACAGAGTGGCCATAGCGTAGAGAAATACCTTAATCATATCGAGTCTAACGTCAAAGAGGCTGAGAATCAAGAAAACGGATTTGTAGGTACTATACAGCAACGAGCTTCCATTATTACCACAGGACGACAACCTCAACAAGGACAAGCCTCCAATATTTTAGCTTCTCCCTCTCCAGGCGTCAAATTAGATACTCTCGTTAATTCTGGCGCTGAATCTCATCAGTTGGTGTCGCCCCTGCGTACCGTGAATCCTAATAATAATACCATAATGAGTCATGTTTCCGCAGTTACTGATCACGAAACGATCTCGAGTCCCCAACAAAGTAGAACTAGCCCACCCATTCCGGTCAAGACGATGCTTCTCGAAGCGTTGATGCCGCCGCAGGCCGTACCATCTTTACCAGGAAATGGCGCAACCTCCGTTTCATCGCCCGCATCTGTGGTTCCAGAGCAGGCTAATGGCGACAGTTTGCTCACCACTATCAACGCCGCTTTATTGCCGCCGATCCAGGAATCAACTGTGACTGCGACCGGTACGTCGAATTCTAACGTTAGTGTACCATCTCATAATCCGTTACAAGTTACGAACGAGACTATGTCGACAGCGGCGGAGCATATTCCGCAGATTCCGGCTCTTATACAGCAAGATGTTGTAGCGATGCAGCAAGCGCAACAAGTGGAACAGGTTGTCGCGCATGCACAACAACAAGTTGAACAAGTTGTCGCTCAGGCTCAGCAACAAGCGGTACAAGCGGTACAACAGGCGCAACAGCAAGTCGTTCAACACGTGGTGCAGCACGCACAAGTCGTCCAACAAGCTGTGCAACAAGTGCAAGCGGTACAACAAGTGCAGGCCGTGCCGGCTGTTCAACAAGCTGTACAACAAGCTACCCAGGAAGTGGTTCAGCAAGCGGTACAACAGGCCACGCAGGAAGTTGTGCAACAAGTTCAAGCGGTTCAACAAGCGGTCCAGCAAGCGCAAGCAGCTCAAGCGATGCAGCAGGCGGTCCAGCAAGACATCGGTTCTATGTTAAATCAGCCGGCAGGTTTCGTTGCCGAGGCTAGTTCTGCTTTAGCGAGTGGAGCGGCTCAAGAACCATCGCAGCAAAGATTGACCAATGCTGCGGAACAAGCGATTAACAATGTAATTACTAACGCTACTcaggatattattaataatcgacCTATTACCACGACTACCGCGCATGCGATTATCgcgacgaaaaatatattaaacagcGTGGCTACTCAAAGTGCGCAATTAATGAACAGTGCTATGGAAGGTATTTTGCCTAAATCACCTTCCAACCAGAATAATATCGTTGAACAGGTAGCGAATAAATCACCACCGGTTGCCTTACCTGTTACACCTAACAGACAAAATGTAAACCCACCTATAACAAATACGGCAAACAATACGAATGGTACAACGGTTAGAAAACAGGAAGATGGTATGTTGCCTCAAGAGCTTACCTCGATGTCGGAGAATGATCTGTTGAGTTATATAAATCCGAGCTGCTTCGATCCTCAAAATGGTTTTCTTATGTAG